A segment of the Streptomyces sp. NBC_01235 genome:
CGTCATCAACCTGTGAGAGGCGGTGCCGCGAAATCCCTGCGGAACGACCTCCGTAGGGCAACACTGGGTTCCGACCGACTTATCACAACGGGGGGCGGCCATGAACGACGCTTCAAGCCGCGGGACAGACACGACAGCCATCTCACTCATCACGCCAGAGCGGAAGTTCCCATCCATGTGCCAGCACCAGCCACCGTGCCCGTCAGCGACCTCAGCCGACCGGGAGTCCGCCCGCCTCGTGGCGCACCACCCGGAACAGGGCTGGAGCCTGCTGTGCAACGGCGTCCTGCTCTTCGAGGACACCGGTGAGCTCCTGCCGGACGGCCAGGTCATCGCCCCCCACCGGGCCGTGACCGCCGCCTGAGCATTGCCCGGACGGCGCGGGACCGCCGTCCGGAGACATGAGGGGCCGGCCCGCAGACACGCACTGCGAACCGGCCCCGACGCGTGTCCGGGGTCGCTCACTCCCCGTAGTCGCCCGGTTTCCGCGCGGTGCATCCCTCTGTATGTCTTCCCACGGCCCCGCATTTTCCGGAAGACTCCTGGAAGTTTCGGCGCTGCGCCCGAAGCGACGCGACGGAGGTGGGGGAAGTGACAGCGGACGATACGGCGCCGGCGTCCCGGGGCAGGGTCACGATCACGGAGATCGCCCGCC
Coding sequences within it:
- a CDS encoding DUF5999 family protein — protein: MCQHQPPCPSATSADRESARLVAHHPEQGWSLLCNGVLLFEDTGELLPDGQVIAPHRAVTAA